In Apis mellifera strain DH4 linkage group LG1, Amel_HAv3.1, whole genome shotgun sequence, the sequence AATTACGCGCCGAAAGTAAATATAGACAAAAAAGCAAGTagaaaaaggatagagatagatataaaaattgtggaatcagcgccatctcttgagtgCCGTACATAAAActcaaatatagaaaaagagagtaaatattaaaagaaagatagaaatagaataagaattgactATTAGCACCATCTCTTGAGtgctaaaaaaaatactttctaaaaatattcaaaagatggTACTAAtagtcaatttttattctattttatctatcCTATCTTACCctttgaaaagatattttgttaCTCAAGAGATGGCGAGCATagtcaattcttattctatttttttttattatttattagtcatatatatttgaatttcaatatatattatatatattataatatatattatatatattatggtataaagataatgaattttttttctacttttttaattttttcataatttattcttcttgttatttatatttttcttatattttttttgaaaattttatgagcTAAAAACAatgctaaaaataatatctaactaaactttattgttttttttttgtctttttatcttttaaataataaatattttatatttagcttTCAGagctacatttttttaataattattttatcactgaatattacgtttatttttttttttatttaataagacaatttatttaatttttatttaataatattaaaaaatatttcagataaaagaATGTTAGgcactataatttatataaaaaagaaatatattttgaaatttttaacataaattctcTTATACTCTGATAACAGTattctatttacatatttaattatatagatttaaatattcatacattATAAAGCCTgaagattgatttttattaaacatgatcatgaaaaaaattaaagtatttaatataaagttattttataaaataaagatatttttatttatttttgaataattttatatttaaaagatagatttttaaataaatgttcatcaaatatttgaactttgttatatatacacaaaattttcagaatttttttataaaaaatgtacagATTGTTCATTATAATTCAAGTTACCGTTTAGAATAGAGTTCAGATTCccatttatttttgtagagCATATATAATTGCATTGCAGCTCTTGCATCTTCTATTGAACTATGTTCCCCTGTTTGTATTTCTTTACCTAATAATTCATGTGCTAGTTTTTTCAAACTAGGAGTATTTCCTCTAGATAATTGTCTGAAAGTTTTAAATCTAGATGTATCTCGTAGATGTTTTCTTGGATGAGAAAGATATAACACATCAAGATCGTATTTTAGTGCATGACCAACTAAAATGCGGCCTCTTAAAATTTCTGCTACTTCTTTCTGAACAATCTCAAATTCTTCTCCATTTTGAAGATTATGAGGTCTAATTCCACTAACTTTAGTTCTATAATCTTGAACAGGTTCTCTtggttttacatatttatcataaacacAGAAACCATGACGATTTACAATAGATATTCTAGCTAACATACTTTCAGTACCATCTCCTATACCTACCATTTCACAATCAATTGCTATTTGTTTTGTTAATTTCTTCCTACTTTCATCAAAAACTACTTCTTCATCATTATGTGATGTTATATGATCCACATTTAATATAGATGAATAATGcttttttcttgatttctgATGTggtgatgatttttttttaacattctctTTTCCAGAATCTGGATTTAATGATGGCGaattaaatactaaatttCTAAACATTTCCCAATTTCGACCAGATGCATTACGCTCTGTATATGGAGTCATACGctgagtatttttattatcctttttatCCATAATTCGCTTACTAGCAGATTTCTTAGAACGGCATTGTTTTTGCTGTTCTTCgtttttcctaaaaaaaaaaaaaagttaataaaatatcattatggataaatgtattaagtattatttgtttttatattttaggttACTTTTTCTAACCTCTTCATTTAACACgtgtataaagataaatagtcATAATTAAGTAATCTAAAAGAAACAATACTTAtcgaataataagatatactatatctatttttgaactaattcaaaaataagtaaattttaagtataaattattataaattattaagtaatacGTCAACTTAAATATGGCGGCACAAATTCAAAagacttttatatttagaaatggattcaatcattcttttcttttcgaatgtatgtaattaaagaaagattgtataaaacaaaacttatattcaaaagatcttcttttaataatattatgaatcaagaaaatattttaacacaaGAAAACGTattcattcgatatttattttattttcggattcatattttcaaataagaaGAGGGGGTAACTAAAAGCAACAGCTTTGTTTCTATCCATTTGAATAATGTGAAAGTTTTCCTAccttataagtaatattataacgataaaaaacactgtaaaaattaaaggaatcATTATGctagaataaatagaaaatatcctAAAGTTTGTATTTGTCACGTTTATACTGGATTGTTTTTCTCAAAAGCTTGCGTAGTTTAACGGTTACCTTGTATGGAATAATACTgcatatatttcaattgtgcgtaaatttttgaaagtttaaGGAAATGTATGATGAtagtaataatacaaataaagatACTTTTCCAGAacctcgaaaaaaattttggctGGTaagttcttaaatattatcaaagttACTTAAAAATGACGCGTAATTAAcctgtattaatttaattaatatttaatgatattaatttttttgttttttttttaattttatcttttatacttttaattttttatgattattttaattagcaGATTATcaacgatttattattttttattattatttaatttttttttatattgtttttgtttatgataataaaagtgACATTTTCTAATGTTACGAATTAGCGAACAAGAAAACGACCAAAAAGTGATGCTATCAGTATCAGTTCAATGGACATATCTATTGAATCagatgtaataaaaaagaaaaagagaagaagaattacaGAAGTGGCCAGCagcattttttcctcttctactCTAAGTAATAAACaaggaaataatattcatagatCTTTCACAATTCAACCAAATGCAACAGACTTATCATTTGTGAATAATGAAACAGATACaggaacattaaaaataaagtataaaaatatcattaaatatatttttgtcatataatttaagaatattcatttaatttaattttatttcttagacACAAgaaaagtattgaaaattctaataattttacactTAGAAGCTGGGTAGTTGATGTGGCAAACACAAGTACTAAAGATAGACCTAATTATGTTCTAAAtagaaaagaagtaaaaaaacaagaagcaatttatgaattatattgtgGAGAAAATGTATTCATTAATGATTTATGTGTTctcaaaaacttttattatgaaCCATTAATAAacagtaatatttttactcctgatgaattaaatataatttttggagATATAACAAATCTTATTGAAATACATAGTAGATTAaaagatgaattaattaatttaagagatAAATATGGATTTACAGAAACTGTTGGatctacaatattaaattgggTTAGTTATAAtccattcttaatatttaattaatataattaaattgttattcaattttttttatatatttattaaaattttttataatttttattataattttcagattcCAATATTAACAAAACCATACTTAGAAAGATGTAGAACACAAATATGGGCAAAACATTTATTAGATGAAAAAAGACTAACAAATAAAcgatttcaatcatttttaaaaaaacgtttAGAATCTCCACATTCTGTAGATTTATGGACTTACATAGATGTAGCAAGGTCaagaattgttaaatatcctttattaattaaagaaatactaAGGCATACTGCAGCAACACATATAGatcaaacatatttaaaagaagcatatgatttaatatgcaatctacttaaaaatatagacaAAATTATGGGAGATGAGGAATGCAAGTTGGctcaatcaaaaattaatataaaaccaGATTATGATCCTACCAAATGCATTGAAAATGCGACAGAATTAATTACTCAAGGACAACTTAAAGATATAAGGGGAATGGTAAgaatattttgtgaaattattttatcaattaaataaataaaatttagaaaaatttaaaaaatattaaaaaatttataattataatttttagaaatttcaatgttttctttttgacACTGCTTTTGCAATAACTCGCGGTACAAGATCTATAAGTAAGAAGTATAACTTATTTTGTCCTGTTATACCTAAAGAGcagatttgcataaatatagaTGAAAAATCTGATGTAACTTATGGATTTAAAATTGgagatcatattttaataacagaaGATGACCATGGAAAAAGACATTGGAttgattcatttaataaaatttataaatgtagtattaatatcaatgaaaaggaaaatgaagaaattttgactccatcaaaaataaatcgatcctCTAGAttgtctataaataaaataagtgaaaATCATCtttcattaacattaaaaaggAGTTTTTTAAAACGCAAACGTAGCAGCATtggcaatattataatataattttaaattttattttgaattatttcactATATTCAATACTATAtacaatactatatataaataaatataaagatttagatcatcaaaaaaatagtatatttaatcataataagaatattttttgtattttaaatttgattgctaaattatttctctcaatattacattcaatttaaaataattttgtttatattaacaaGTATGAGTACTTACCtatgtattatttacatattttgaaaaatatattatagatgctataaaattaaaaatataaatatatataaatatatacatatgctaATGCATGAATTAAATACTActtctaatatatatgtacaaatatttttgatactaatgtaaattaaaaagaaatatatcaattggtgtaaatgcaatttatatgtaatcttATATAAGtatgtacatttatatttaaaaataaaattatttttgtatgaatATCTTAAAACAAACATATGAAAATCGGAAAtttgtattcaaattttattaaatacaatttcattctGTATTGTattcatttgtaataaaataattatccacatattttatattgtttaaaaaatcaaaatatttatgatttactaGGTTTCATTGAGTTTCCATCCGGATAACGTTTTTTAAAAGCTTTAATAAGTTGAGGATCAATCAAATGAACTCCATCTACCTGATTACCTAATGTGATCCAATTAGGTTGAACATTATGTGGTCGACCAAATAATTCTATCTTTCTCGTTCCCGGACTCATACGTTCAATAATTCCATAGATTTCATCAGGCTTATGACTAGTCGCACGAACTTCAGCTACAATAACATCACTATCTAAGCCTCGATTAATTCTTGGATTTCCTTTCATACCAACTAAACAATGTTCTTTGCCATGATTTAACCAGTGGCCTGTTCTACCAGTTCTTATTATCCTTTGCAATTGATTAGTTTTTACCCATATGATTTCATCTACTCTTTCATATCCCCATAATTGTAAACATTCTCTACCAAGTTCCATTGCTCTGCCTGTTacccataaaaataaaagacctTCATCTTGAAGAGCAGGTATGCCTAATTGTCTCATTTCATCATCTGACATGGTACCATAAGGCAATTCCATGTGAATGTCCCATGGAGGATCAGCCATTATTACAGCAAATTTACCCAATACAGTCATATCAAGGTAACGTAAATCACATTGTATCCATTGTGGTGGATAAAGAGTCAATTCACTACCTAAAGATCCACTAGAAGCTGGACAAGAAGTATTATTACCATTTTTACTATCTATTGTTAAACCTTTATTCACTGTACTATTATTTGCATTATCCGTTTCATTTGATTCCTTTGGTTGAGTTGTTGGTCCATCCACTTCATAATGTACAtacctatataataaaatatttaaataaaaacacaattaataaataaaataataaaaatttcttataaattaaaataaaattgttacattTACAATACATACTTGCATGTATCCATATGAAAGCAAGTATTAAGAAAACTACAGTCACCCAAGGATTCGTCTGTATGACTTTGAATaatctttttgaaatgaaGTTTCTTGCATTTTTCTGCAAATCCTGGTCCACCATTTAACTTAACACAATCTATTCGTGTACCATGAGGACAGAACTCCATTACTTGTGCTCCTCCTTGAGATCGAAATCTTTCAGCTAATGATTTCTCTTTGGATGTttgttttgataataaatctaaaatttgctctccaacttttttattttctttctctctaatAGTAGGCATAGATATAAGTGACATTATATCCTCTGCATTTTTCTTATCTAATTTAGGCTGTTTCTCTGCAGGTccataatcatttaattcagATGCAGATGTTTCTGCACTTTCTGGATTTTCAGTATCATCTGATTGAGATTGATATGATGATTGTGATTCTGCAACTGATAATACTGTATATCCAAAGACAccattttctgttacttctttaattctgaaaaagtattcaatttctaatttttatataaagtgttaatataaaataatgcagAAACTTACTAACTTAACAATATCTTGTGCTGCAAATTTCTCCAAAATTTTATGGATATCTGAAGAACACACATctgcatttaaatttttacgaagTTGATCTATTAGTTCCGCAGATGTGATTGGTAAATTGGGTAATGATTCATGTAAGATGCATAACACATCTCTTTCATATTCATTATGATCAGAACGGTGTGAATGTCCTattaaatctgaaatattaattatatttttagtatatattcttagttttatatcatataaaatattaaaaaattatatttaaaattgtatgtcagaaatatattaaaaaaaataatattttttttaataaatatttaaaaaaaataattaataataaataatgaataaattcaattaccattagaaagagaagaatcaTTTGTCAAGGTGGATGATACTGGTGTTGTAGAAGTAAGAGTAAATAATTCATGTCGTTCGCGTTTCCTTTTCTGCAATTTTTCTCGCAaactgtttctttttattttaattgcttgTATCTCTTCAAAAGCGTCTGACATATCTTTgcgataatatttgtaaaagaaatattatacatatgataagtatatgaaaaataatatcaaaaattaagttaaataaaaattcaaaaagttatcttttatatattccaataaaagaaattgatatttactttttaatatcgataaaagcaatctgaaatatttagaaatatatttttatttaaaaatttcagcaTATATAAAGTGCTAACGAAGTAACATAAcgctttataatatataacctaacttaatcttaacaatttaatttaaataacctAACTTTAactgaag encodes:
- the LOC413245 gene encoding RNA exonuclease 4 isoform X1, coding for MIPLIFTVFFIVIILLIRKNEEQQKQCRSKKSASKRIMDKKDNKNTQRMTPYTERNASGRNWEMFRNLVFNSPSLNPDSGKENVKKKSSPHQKSRKKHYSSILNVDHITSHNDEEVVFDESRKKLTKQIAIDCEMVGIGDGTESMLARISIVNRHGFCVYDKYVKPREPVQDYRTKVSGIRPHNLQNGEEFEIVQKEVAEILRGRILVGHALKYDLDVLYLSHPRKHLRDTSRFKTFRQLSRGNTPSLKKLAHELLGKEIQTGEHSSIEDARAAMQLYMLYKNKWESELYSKR
- the LOC413245 gene encoding RNA exonuclease 4 isoform X3; the encoded protein is MDKKDNKNTQRMTPYTERNASGRNWEMFRNLVFNSPSLNPDSGKENVKKKSSPHQKSRKKHYSSILNVDHITSHNDEEVVFDESRKKLTKQIAIDCEMVGIGDGTESMLARISIVNRHGFCVYDKYVKPREPVQDYRTKVSGIRPHNLQNGEEFEIVQKEVAEILRGRILVGHALKYDLDVLYLSHPRKHLRDTSRFKTFRQLSRGNTPSLKKLAHELLGKEIQTGEHSSIEDARAAMQLYMLYKNKWESELYSKR
- the LOC413245 gene encoding RNA exonuclease 4 isoform X2 produces the protein MKRKNEEQQKQCRSKKSASKRIMDKKDNKNTQRMTPYTERNASGRNWEMFRNLVFNSPSLNPDSGKENVKKKSSPHQKSRKKHYSSILNVDHITSHNDEEVVFDESRKKLTKQIAIDCEMVGIGDGTESMLARISIVNRHGFCVYDKYVKPREPVQDYRTKVSGIRPHNLQNGEEFEIVQKEVAEILRGRILVGHALKYDLDVLYLSHPRKHLRDTSRFKTFRQLSRGNTPSLKKLAHELLGKEIQTGEHSSIEDARAAMQLYMLYKNKWESELYSKR
- the LOC724332 gene encoding rho guanine nucleotide exchange factor 3 isoform X1, producing the protein MYDDSNNTNKDTFPEPRKKFWLRTRKRPKSDAISISSMDISIESDVIKKKKRRRITEVASSIFSSSTLSNKQGNNIHRSFTIQPNATDLSFVNNETDTGTLKIKHKKSIENSNNFTLRSWVVDVANTSTKDRPNYVLNRKEVKKQEAIYELYCGENVFINDLCVLKNFYYEPLINSNIFTPDELNIIFGDITNLIEIHSRLKDELINLRDKYGFTETVGSTILNWIPILTKPYLERCRTQIWAKHLLDEKRLTNKRFQSFLKKRLESPHSVDLWTYIDVARSRIVKYPLLIKEILRHTAATHIDQTYLKEAYDLICNLLKNIDKIMGDEECKLAQSKINIKPDYDPTKCIENATELITQGQLKDIRGMKFQCFLFDTAFAITRGTRSISKKYNLFCPVIPKEQICINIDEKSDVTYGFKIGDHILITEDDHGKRHWIDSFNKIYKCSININEKENEEILTPSKINRSSRLSINKISENHLSLTLKRSFLKRKRSSIGNIII
- the LOC724332 gene encoding rho guanine nucleotide exchange factor 3 isoform X2 encodes the protein MDISIESDVIKKKKRRRITEVASSIFSSSTLSNKQGNNIHRSFTIQPNATDLSFVNNETDTGTLKIKHKKSIENSNNFTLRSWVVDVANTSTKDRPNYVLNRKEVKKQEAIYELYCGENVFINDLCVLKNFYYEPLINSNIFTPDELNIIFGDITNLIEIHSRLKDELINLRDKYGFTETVGSTILNWIPILTKPYLERCRTQIWAKHLLDEKRLTNKRFQSFLKKRLESPHSVDLWTYIDVARSRIVKYPLLIKEILRHTAATHIDQTYLKEAYDLICNLLKNIDKIMGDEECKLAQSKINIKPDYDPTKCIENATELITQGQLKDIRGMKFQCFLFDTAFAITRGTRSISKKYNLFCPVIPKEQICINIDEKSDVTYGFKIGDHILITEDDHGKRHWIDSFNKIYKCSININEKENEEILTPSKINRSSRLSINKISENHLSLTLKRSFLKRKRSSIGNIII
- the LOC551911 gene encoding N6-adenosine-methyltransferase catalytic subunit, producing MSDAFEEIQAIKIKRNSLREKLQKRKRERHELFTLTSTTPVSSTLTNDSSLSNDLIGHSHRSDHNEYERDVLCILHESLPNLPITSAELIDQLRKNLNADVCSSDIHKILEKFAAQDIVKIKEVTENGVFGYTVLSVAESQSSYQSQSDDTENPESAETSASELNDYGPAEKQPKLDKKNAEDIMSLISMPTIREKENKKVGEQILDLLSKQTSKEKSLAERFRSQGGAQVMEFCPHGTRIDCVKLNGGPGFAEKCKKLHFKKIIQSHTDESLGDCSFLNTCFHMDTCKYVHYEVDGPTTQPKESNETDNANNSTVNKGLTIDSKNGNNTSCPASSGSLGSELTLYPPQWIQCDLRYLDMTVLGKFAVIMADPPWDIHMELPYGTMSDDEMRQLGIPALQDEGLLFLWVTGRAMELGRECLQLWGYERVDEIIWVKTNQLQRIIRTGRTGHWLNHGKEHCLVGMKGNPRINRGLDSDVIVAEVRATSHKPDEIYGIIERMSPGTRKIELFGRPHNVQPNWITLGNQVDGVHLIDPQLIKAFKKRYPDGNSMKPSKS